A single region of the Montipora capricornis isolate CH-2021 chromosome 13, ASM3666992v2, whole genome shotgun sequence genome encodes:
- the LOC138028559 gene encoding orexin receptor type 2-like: MVSTNTVTLLQNVDSSLVNVYVGLLLIIVLLSLVLNILVLTTLYTQHSNRRNSMDFFIANMAVSDILSSFSATFTINNAKLHWNSNSVICKIAYYLLFVSYAVTMLTLCTTALDRFYGICLPIKHRQVYLFKKRTISICLIWILSCLLFSPYVYAYKVQDFRVHQLSGEVITLQICNQTWDPNIEQIYFTLVVFFLLYLSPLALFGYVFVKVLRKLQEPRSTSSGGNAILHKKRMRMTVLLLILICLQYMCWTPSIVGNVFHIFGLTSHSYLNAWLVFELLHFLRSVVYPLIYITMYDNFSASLKALFLNASTVTKKISLQSSV, from the coding sequence atggtGTCTACCAATACAGTAACGCTGCTACAGAACGTGGATTCGTCTTTGGTTAACGTTTATGTTGGCTTGTTACTGATAATAGTTTTGCTATCGCTGGTCTTAAACATATTGGTTCTGACCACATTGTACACTCAGCATTCAAATCGTCGAAACAGTATGGATTTCTTTATCGCTAACATGGCTGTGTCGGACATTCTCTCCTCGTTTTCGGCCACGTTCACCATTAACAATGCCAAGTTACACTGGAACAGCAATTCAGTCATTTGCAAGATTGCTTATTACCTTCTTTTCGTTTCGTATGCAGTAACAATGTTAACGCTGTGCACGACAGCTTTGGATCGTTTTTATGGCATTTGTTTACCGATTAAACACAGGCAAGTTTATCTATTCAAGAAACGGACAATTTCCATCTGTCTTATATGGATTCTAtcttgccttttgttttcaCCGTATGTTTACGCTTACAAAGTTCAAGATTTCCGAGTCCACCAGCTTTCGGGCGAAGTAATAACTTTACAAATATGTAATCAAACTTGGGATCCTAACATTGAGCAAATATACTTTACATTAGTTGTGTTCTTTCTCTTGTACCTATCACCTTTGGCTTTGTTTGGTTACGTGTTTGTCAAAGTGCTACGGAAACTACAAGAACCAAGGAGTACATCCTCGGGAGGCAACGCCATTCTTCACAAAAAACGCATGCGCATGACAGTTTTGCTCTTAATACTTATATGCTTACAGTACATGTGTTGGACTCCTTCCATCGTGGGGAACGTCTTTCACATTTTCGGTCTGACCTCTCACAGTTATTTGAATGCCTGGTTGGTCTTTGAGCTACTGCATTTTCTTCGTTCTGTCGTTTATCCCTTGATTTACATTACAATGTACGATAACTTCAGCGCAAGTTTGAAAGCTCTGTTTTTAAATGCATCCACTGTTACCAAGAAGATTTCACTACAATCTTCAGTCTAA